The Lolium perenne isolate Kyuss_39 chromosome 6, Kyuss_2.0, whole genome shotgun sequence genome segment GGTAATAGAGATAATAGAGATATACCTTCCGCACCCGATATCTGTTTGATTTTCAATTTGATCTACTGTTTCTTATGTCTTGGATCGGCAATAATTTCGAAGAATCAACTAATAGAACACTTCGATTGTACTTTTAAAATAGCTATGCAAAGTCTATATATTTTACCATTTGGGTTAAACTTGCCCAACTAACAACTGACACAAAATAGAGACCAAGTATGTACCAGCGGTCACTTCAGTTTGCCCTTGTTTTTGCCATATACTGAATTTTGATTTTTACACACATTTACAGGGCGCCACTGCATAGAAGTTACTCCATCATCTAAAGTGTCTATAATTTCAGAGGATATGTGCATTGGATGTGGTATTTGTGTGAAGGTCTATTAGtactttcttttttgttttttttcgagaaaacgcaagagGTTTTGCTGGGTACGATCTACCCTTATCTGCAATAGTCTTAATATCATCCTCTCTTGTTGTTACTCATGCAGGCATGCCCGTTTAATGCTATCCAAATTATTAACTTGCCAAGCAATCTTGACAAGGAGACGACACATCGCTATGGACCGAATTCCTTCAAGCTTCACAGGTACACAAATCTTTCTCATGTCTATGACATTCAATCCCCGTACTGTTCTCAAGTTATATTAGAGTTTTCTTTTTCCATTATTCTATCTCTATGTGTAGCTGTAAAAAGTCTACCTTAGCTGTTgttgatacctactgacataTATAACTATCTTTTATTATCTTTTGTAGGCTTCCTGTTCCAAGACCTGGGCAAGTTTTGGGCTTGGTGGGAACAAATGGTATCGGGAAATCAACTGCACTTCAAATATTGGCTGGGATTTTAAAACCCAACTTGGGTAAATTCACAGTAAGTGTGAGTGAGTTATGTTTGTTATCCCTTGTTGTGCCAATAACTATATATTGTGAAACTGTTTACAACATTTGCAGGACACCCCAAGCGTGGATGAAATTTTGAAGTATTTCCGTGGTGCTGAACTCCAGAAATACTTCACTCGTCTAATGGGAGACAAAATGAAGGTACTCATTTGATAATTGATTAATTCAGCTTATAAAGATAATATCACTTGCCATATTGCATTGTGTTCTCGTGTATGTCCACATTATTACTTTCCCCTTGTCAATCTTTCATTTAAGGAACTTGTTGCTTTGATTAAAACCAATATTTTGTTCCTATAATTATTTACAGTTTTATTTCGAGCTCATCTTAAAAGTAAATAGGAAGTATGCTAATGTAACTGATATTTGAGGGAAAACAGTTACAGATGGTAGGTGTGGCATGGCCTCCCCTCCTCTCACCCAGATGCTGCTAACATTGGCCTATGCTCTACCTCAATCTCTGGATGGTGGAAAAAGATTTCTCGCTTCAGGAAAAACAAGAATCGCAGAGATCAGACATCCATTGCTGTCTATGTGGCTTGGCATCTTTGGAAAGAGAGGAACCGTAGGATTTTTTAGAACAATTCATGTTCTGCCGTGGGACTTTTGGTCCAGATTAGAGCGGACATTGCAGAACTGTCCACTGCTTACCGCGAGTAGTCCCCTTttgtggcagttttttttttgtttcttttgcttttcctGGCTTTGTCATTGTACAGAATTCCCCCTTCTATAATGCAAAAGGAGAGCTCCTCCTGGTTCACGTAAAAAAAATGGTAGAAGTGAGACTTGAAGCTGGGTAGGTGGGTTATTAGCCTGGACTCTAACAAAGTTCTCGATTTTAGATAATTGACTCGTACCTTTTCATTTCTAGTCTTTATTATACTCTTCTCTTCTTGGGCAGCAATCATAATTAATATTTTTCCATAGTGAACCCCAAATATTTTCTTTGAAATAGTTGTTAATTTTTGGATATAGTATTATCATAGTTTCTCATATATTAACTTTTGATATTTAAGGACATTTCGTGCTTGTATTTTTTTTTGCATTTAAGCCTATTCGTACTTgtattatgtaatatttatattaaTCTGTGTTATTCATGATGTCTAACATACTATGATGCTTGGTTTCAGGCAACTATGAAACCTCAGTATATCGATAATATTCAAAAATCTTTTAAAGGGAAGGTTGGGTACTATCTTAATAAGGAAGACAAGAGACAAGTGAAGGACACACTATGTGATATTCTTGAATTGAATCAAATTCTGGACCGAGATGTCTCAGATCTATCTGGCGGTGAGCTTCAGAGATTTGCAATTGCTGTTTGTGCTATGAAGGAAGCAGATGTTTATATATTTGATGAGCCATCGTGCTATCTTGATGTGAAACAAAGGCTGAAAGCTGCACAAGTGATCCGTTCCTTGGTACAATCCAAAAAGTAAAGAGGGCATACATCTCACAATATATAAGACAGTCCTAACATTTGATTTATTTATTACGCAGCTAAGAGAGATTATCACTGAATTTTTTGCAGCTATGTAATTGTCGTGGAGCATGATCTTAGTATTCTCGACTACTTGTCAGACTACATATGCTGCCTTTATGGAACTCCAGGAGCATATGGTGTTGTTACTTTGCCCTCTTCAGTCAGAGAAGGAATTAACATTTTTCTAAATGGGGTTATCCCAACAGAAAATTTGCGTTTCCGTGAGGAGAAACTTACGTTTAGAGTAAGGACTAGGATTGTTCCTCTTTTGGGCGCCAGTTTTctactacctccgattcaaggaataaggcgcctcgttttacgtgcttttcgtttgactaagtattacttcaaatatataaagtttgtttgtataaaattaacatcattagaaagtgcttttcaatacggatcccacgatactaattacatataatgtaaccaagattttgttgctcaatttttgtggtcaaagttcgtcttggaatacgcgtgtgccttattccttgggacggaggtagtacttgTTTAGTGCTCTGTATCTAAGACAATGTTGCTTTGCTTCTTAGGTTACTGAGTCTACTGAGGAGATCATAGAGGGTCAGACTTACCAATGCTATAAGTATCCTACCATGGTGAAAACAATTCGTGGCTTCAAGCTCTCAATCACGGAAGGCAGCTTTAATGATTCCCAGATAATTGTCATGCTTGGTGAGAATGGTACCGGAAAGACAACATTTATTCGTATGCTGGTATAAACCTTTTTCCCGGAAATATGGTTGGCAGCCACCTAGAGATCTAGTTTGTTTACTACTAACGTcagtttattttctgtttttatcagGCAGGGGAGGTGAAACCAGACAAAGTTAGTGATGAGCAAGTTGATATGCCTGCATATACTGTCTCATACAAGCGTCAGGAATTGGTCTCTAAATATAGCTCTACAGTTAGGGACCTTCTAGACGAGAAAATACCTGG includes the following:
- the LOC127320956 gene encoding ABC transporter E family member 2, producing the protein MCIGCGICVKACPFNAIQIINLPSNLDKETTHRYGPNSFKLHRLPVPRPGQVLGLVGTNGIGKSTALQILAGILKPNLGKFTDTPSVDEILKYFRGAELQKYFTRLMGDKMKATMKPQYIDNIQKSFKGKVGYYLNKEDKRQVKDTLCDILELNQILDRDVSDLSGGELQRFAIAVCAMKEADVYIFDEPSCYLDVKQRLKAAQVIRSLVQSKNYVIVVEHDLSILDYLSDYICCLYGTPGAYGVVTLPSSVREGINIFLNGVIPTENLRFREEKLTFRVTESTEEIIEGQTYQCYKYPTMVKTIRGFKLSITEGSFNDSQIIVMLGENGTGKTTFIRMLAGEVKPDKVSDEQVDMPAYTVSYKRQELVSKYSSTVRDLLDEKIPGSCTQAQFKSDVMKPLKVEELMDRQVANLSGGELQRVELCVCLGKPADIYLIDEPSAHLDSEQRLIAAKVIKRFILHQKKTASIVEHDFIMAAYLADKVLVFEGKPSVDCTASAPESLASGMNRFLSHLDVTFRTDPTTYRPRINKLGSMKDTEQKAVGCYYYLEY